From one Cardiobacteriaceae bacterium TAE3-ERU3 genomic stretch:
- a CDS encoding F0F1 ATP synthase subunit B: protein MDINLTLIGQMGTFLVFWWFVYTYVWPVFAKMAEERRQKIADGLSMADQAKHSMQAAEEESKAMIAQAKSQATEIVSRAHKQADQVVADARNEAQETGRRELDHAREEIEQEKRRVREQLRAQLADLVIEGAEQVIGREVKADDHARLLQELSEKL from the coding sequence ATGGACATTAATCTCACGCTAATAGGCCAAATGGGCACGTTTTTGGTGTTTTGGTGGTTTGTCTACACATATGTGTGGCCAGTTTTCGCCAAAATGGCCGAAGAGCGTCGGCAGAAGATTGCTGATGGACTCAGCATGGCTGATCAAGCCAAGCATTCCATGCAGGCTGCAGAAGAAGAATCCAAGGCAATGATTGCTCAGGCGAAAAGCCAAGCGACAGAAATTGTCAGCCGTGCACATAAACAGGCTGATCAAGTTGTCGCTGATGCACGCAATGAAGCACAGGAAACCGGACGCCGTGAGCTCGATCACGCACGTGAAGAAATTGAGCAGGAAAAGCGCCGGGTTCGTGAGCAGTTGCGCGCGCAATTAGCTGATTTGGTCATTGAGGGCGCAGAGCAGGTTATTGGCCGTGAAGTCAAAGCCGACGATCACGCCCGTCTTTTGCAAGAACTGAGCGAGAAACTCTAA
- a CDS encoding ParA family protein, producing the protein MTKLIAVTNQKGGVGKTTSAVSIAAALAENNASVLLIDLDPQGNASVACGQRKNEMSHTVMDVILGDAAAEDVCLPVADNAFWLLPANDELSALESSLHDHPQRHSLLKQHTAGWIERFDYVIIDCPPTLNLLTVNAMVASQYILVPIQCEYFALEGVSSLLDTVGQIRQSVNPDLRIAGFLRTMYDSRSRLTREVSASLFKHLKDLVFPSVISRNVRLAEAPGYGMPITIYDRHSKGAKEYRKAAKELRKRIDGGNA; encoded by the coding sequence ATGACTAAGCTGATTGCGGTCACTAACCAAAAAGGTGGTGTAGGCAAAACAACCTCTGCGGTCAGTATTGCAGCTGCACTTGCTGAGAATAACGCCAGTGTATTGCTGATTGATCTTGATCCCCAAGGGAATGCAAGTGTTGCTTGTGGGCAGCGTAAAAATGAAATGTCGCATACGGTGATGGACGTCATCCTTGGCGATGCTGCGGCCGAAGACGTTTGCTTGCCAGTAGCGGATAATGCCTTTTGGCTGTTGCCAGCTAATGATGAGTTGAGTGCATTGGAGAGTAGCTTGCATGATCATCCTCAGCGCCATTCATTGCTGAAACAGCATACAGCTGGCTGGATTGAGCGCTTTGACTACGTGATCATTGATTGCCCGCCAACGCTTAACTTATTGACGGTTAATGCGATGGTTGCTTCGCAATATATTTTGGTACCAATTCAGTGTGAGTATTTTGCTCTTGAAGGGGTAAGCAGCTTACTTGATACTGTCGGGCAAATTCGGCAGAGCGTTAATCCGGATCTGCGCATTGCCGGTTTTTTACGCACCATGTATGATTCTCGGTCACGGCTGACCCGAGAAGTTTCGGCGAGCTTATTCAAACATTTAAAAGATTTGGTCTTCCCAAGCGTTATTTCACGCAATGTGCGCCTTGCCGAAGCACCAGGCTATGGTATGCCAATTACTATTTACGATCGCCACTCGAAAGGTGCAAAAGAATATCGTAAAGCGGCCAAAGAGCTGCGTAAACGTATTGATGGAGGGAATGCTTAA
- the atpA gene encoding F0F1 ATP synthase subunit alpha has protein sequence MQLNPAEISGFIKDKIADYENKVETKAEGTIISLFDGIAQVEGLRQVMLGEMIEFPGGVYGLALNLERDSVGVVILGSYEHLNEGDKVSCTGKILEVPIGRGLLGRVVNALGEPIDGKGAIESEGTAPIEKIAPGVIERQSVDEPLQTGLKSIDAMVPIGRGQRELIIGDRQTGKTAIAIDAIINQKDTGVKCIYVAIGQKASSIASVVRKLEEHDALKHTIIVAAAASESAAMQYIAPYAGCSMGEYFRDRGEDALIIYDDLTKQAWAYRQVSLLLKRPPGREAYPGDVFYLHSRLLERASRINADEVERLTNGEVKGKTGSLTALPIIETQAGDVSAFVPTNVISITDGQIFLETDLFNSGIRPAINAGLSVSRVGGAAQTKIVKKLGGGVRLALAQYRELAAFAQFASDLDEATRKQLERGQRVMELMKQRQFSPMSIAEMSVSLFAAENGYLDEVEVDKIMDYEQALMGFMHSDHQDLLDKINEKGDFSDEIKDGLNKALSSFNEKGAW, from the coding sequence ATGCAATTAAATCCTGCTGAAATCAGCGGCTTTATTAAAGATAAAATCGCTGATTACGAAAATAAAGTAGAAACCAAAGCAGAAGGTACGATCATCAGCTTGTTTGATGGTATTGCCCAAGTTGAGGGTCTGCGCCAAGTCATGCTTGGGGAAATGATTGAGTTTCCGGGCGGCGTATATGGTCTGGCGCTCAACCTTGAGCGCGACAGCGTCGGTGTGGTTATTCTTGGTAGCTATGAGCACCTCAATGAAGGTGACAAAGTATCTTGTACTGGCAAAATCCTTGAAGTGCCAATCGGCCGTGGTTTGCTTGGTCGCGTCGTTAATGCACTTGGTGAGCCAATTGATGGTAAAGGTGCTATTGAAAGTGAAGGCACTGCTCCAATTGAAAAAATCGCACCAGGTGTTATTGAGCGTCAGTCAGTTGACGAGCCTCTGCAAACTGGTCTTAAGTCAATTGATGCGATGGTGCCAATTGGTCGTGGTCAGCGTGAGCTGATTATCGGTGACCGCCAAACTGGTAAAACAGCGATTGCTATTGATGCGATCATTAACCAGAAAGATACTGGTGTTAAGTGTATTTACGTTGCAATTGGTCAAAAAGCCTCCTCTATTGCTTCCGTTGTGCGTAAACTTGAAGAGCACGATGCACTCAAGCACACTATCATCGTAGCTGCAGCGGCTTCTGAATCTGCTGCTATGCAGTACATTGCACCTTATGCTGGCTGCTCAATGGGGGAATATTTCCGTGACCGTGGTGAAGATGCACTGATTATCTATGATGACTTGACTAAGCAGGCATGGGCCTACCGTCAAGTATCGCTGTTGCTCAAGCGCCCACCAGGCCGTGAAGCATACCCGGGTGACGTTTTCTACCTCCACTCTCGTTTGCTTGAGCGTGCTTCACGTATTAATGCTGATGAAGTTGAGCGTTTAACCAATGGTGAAGTCAAGGGTAAGACTGGCTCACTGACAGCGTTGCCAATCATTGAAACGCAAGCTGGTGACGTATCAGCGTTCGTTCCTACCAACGTTATTTCAATCACTGATGGCCAGATCTTCCTTGAAACAGATCTGTTTAACTCAGGCATTCGCCCTGCGATTAACGCCGGTCTTTCAGTATCACGTGTTGGTGGTGCAGCTCAGACCAAGATCGTTAAGAAACTCGGTGGTGGTGTACGTTTGGCACTTGCGCAGTATCGTGAGTTGGCTGCATTTGCCCAGTTCGCTTCTGATTTGGATGAAGCTACTCGTAAGCAGCTCGAGCGCGGTCAGCGCGTTATGGAGCTGATGAAGCAGCGTCAGTTCAGCCCAATGAGTATTGCTGAGATGTCTGTATCGCTGTTTGCAGCAGAGAATGGTTATCTTGATGAAGTCGAAGTAGACAAAATCATGGATTACGAGCAGGCACTAATGGGCTTCATGCACAGTGATCATCAAGATTTGCTCGATAAGATCAATGAAAAAGGCGACTTTAGTGATGAGATCAAAGATGGCCTGAATAAGGCTCTCAGCTCATTTAACGAGAAAGGCGCCTGGTAA
- the atpE gene encoding F0F1 ATP synthase subunit C, whose amino-acid sequence MMAIAGIQGPTAIAVGIILGLAAVGTGIGFGILGGKFLESSARQPEMMNPLQGKFFIIAGLLDAVAMIGVVIALIMVFANPLLSSINV is encoded by the coding sequence TTGATGGCGATTGCAGGTATTCAAGGCCCTACAGCGATCGCAGTTGGTATTATCCTTGGCTTGGCAGCTGTAGGTACTGGCATCGGCTTCGGTATTCTTGGCGGTAAATTCCTTGAAAGCAGCGCTCGTCAGCCTGAAATGATGAACCCACTGCAAGGTAAGTTCTTCATTATCGCAGGTCTGCTTGATGCGGTTGCTATGATCGGTGTTGTTATCGCGTTGATCATGGTATTTGCTAACCCGCTTTTGAGCTCGATCAACGTTTAA
- the rsmG gene encoding 16S rRNA (guanine(527)-N(7))-methyltransferase RsmG, with the protein MLPSAAEQALGQGIAALPFAITDEQIEQFRAYLQLLNRWNTVHNLTSVRDPREQVIVHLLDCLAVLPHLPDVKTLADIGSGAGLPALIIAIMRPEMIVYAVESNNKKSAFIRQVATALHLSNVKVVSERVESWLPEQAINCVISRAMAAPQMLLDLTAHLGDAQTQWLMMCGHMPQDAETKRFVVKKKISVKVPMLDATRSLLVMVKEDDDD; encoded by the coding sequence ATGTTACCTTCTGCCGCTGAGCAGGCTTTAGGGCAAGGTATTGCAGCCTTGCCCTTTGCCATTACTGATGAGCAAATTGAGCAATTCCGCGCCTATTTGCAATTGCTCAATCGTTGGAACACCGTACATAATTTGACTTCTGTGCGTGATCCTCGTGAGCAAGTTATTGTGCACTTGCTGGACTGTTTAGCGGTATTACCGCATTTGCCTGACGTGAAAACACTGGCCGATATTGGCAGCGGCGCAGGATTGCCGGCATTGATTATTGCGATTATGCGCCCTGAAATGATTGTTTATGCTGTTGAGTCGAACAATAAAAAATCAGCATTTATTCGTCAGGTGGCTACGGCGTTGCACCTGTCTAATGTGAAGGTTGTTAGTGAGAGAGTGGAATCATGGTTGCCTGAACAAGCCATTAACTGCGTTATCAGTCGTGCAATGGCTGCACCACAAATGCTGCTTGATTTGACTGCTCATTTAGGCGACGCACAAACGCAGTGGTTAATGATGTGTGGTCATATGCCACAAGACGCGGAAACCAAACGATTTGTGGTTAAGAAAAAAATATCAGTCAAGGTGCCGATGCTTGATGCCACACGCTCATTGTTGGTGATGGTCAAGGAGGATGATGATGACTAA
- a CDS encoding ATP synthase subunit I — protein sequence MQRKLKKLLRIQTLLMLVILIIGWLSGYQNWLPGLVAGSLIAISTTIMAMIIFRRLPKVVPAKMFYGAMILNEVMKWLLVAVLTVLLVQHVAPFALIIGFVVTYLAYFWLILVD from the coding sequence ATGCAAAGAAAATTAAAAAAGTTATTGCGGATTCAGACACTCCTGATGCTGGTCATTCTAATAATAGGATGGCTGTCAGGTTATCAAAATTGGCTTCCTGGCCTTGTTGCAGGTAGTTTGATCGCAATATCAACAACCATCATGGCAATGATTATATTTCGCCGCCTGCCAAAGGTCGTGCCGGCAAAAATGTTTTACGGAGCCATGATATTAAATGAAGTCATGAAATGGCTGCTGGTTGCGGTATTGACAGTATTGCTGGTACAGCATGTTGCTCCATTCGCGCTAATCATCGGCTTTGTCGTGACTTACCTTGCTTATTTTTGGCTGATTTTGGTGGATTGA
- the atpB gene encoding F0F1 ATP synthase subunit A, whose amino-acid sequence MAAHGGEQTSAEFIQHHMTNLVVGEGFWAVHIDTLLFSILLGVAFCYFLHRMALKAHSGVPSWSLNLAEMVFDFVDGTVKDFFGESRRDIGSLAMTIFCWILLWNTMDLVPVDLLPGAAALVGVPYLKVVPSTDVNATFALSITVVALMYIYGFKANGGALGMFKSMGAHPFDAQSPVLKVILFPINFALRLIEDFAKVISLSLRLFGNLFAGELVFVLIALLPFFVQFIPGGAWAIFHILIVTLQAYLFMILTVVYLSMAEAH is encoded by the coding sequence ATGGCAGCACACGGCGGCGAACAAACCAGCGCGGAATTTATTCAGCACCACATGACCAACCTTGTGGTTGGAGAAGGCTTTTGGGCAGTACATATAGATACACTGCTCTTTTCAATTTTATTGGGCGTGGCTTTTTGCTACTTTTTGCATCGTATGGCGCTTAAAGCGCATAGTGGCGTTCCTTCATGGTCTTTAAACTTGGCCGAAATGGTGTTTGACTTTGTCGATGGTACAGTCAAAGACTTCTTTGGTGAGTCGCGCCGCGATATTGGCTCACTGGCTATGACTATCTTCTGCTGGATTCTGCTGTGGAATACGATGGACCTCGTGCCAGTTGACCTGTTGCCAGGCGCTGCTGCATTGGTTGGTGTACCGTATTTGAAAGTCGTCCCTTCTACTGACGTTAATGCCACATTTGCTTTGTCTATTACCGTTGTCGCTTTGATGTATATCTATGGCTTCAAGGCTAATGGCGGCGCATTAGGTATGTTTAAGTCTATGGGAGCTCACCCATTCGACGCACAATCTCCAGTTCTCAAGGTTATCTTGTTCCCGATCAACTTCGCTCTGCGCCTGATTGAAGACTTCGCAAAAGTCATTTCATTGTCATTGCGTTTATTCGGTAACTTGTTTGCAGGTGAGCTGGTATTTGTCCTCATCGCATTGCTGCCGTTCTTCGTGCAGTTTATACCTGGCGGTGCATGGGCAATATTTCATATCCTGATCGTGACACTTCAGGCATATCTATTTATGATTCTGACTGTCGTCTATTTGTCGATGGCAGAAGCACATTAA
- the atpG gene encoding F0F1 ATP synthase subunit gamma yields the protein MANAKDIRGQIKSIKSTQKITKAMEMVAASKMRRAQANMQHGRPYAENILRMVSHLAGANVEGSHPFFTEREEVKKVGYIIVSTDRGLCGGLNINLFKAVLKHMRGQEEKGRKIEASVFGRKGAGFLSRIGVPVVSSVEGYGDNPKLHDLLGGVTEMVKAYREGKIDRVYLVGNVFVNTMTQQPKVLQMLPAQVGLDNDIVPNHQWEYLYEPSAEELLDTIAHRYLESLVKQTVVENIACEMSARMIAMKNASDNAGGLIDELQLKYNKARQSAITQELTEIVAGAAAV from the coding sequence ATGGCCAACGCAAAAGACATACGCGGGCAAATCAAAAGCATTAAGAGCACGCAGAAGATCACCAAAGCCATGGAAATGGTAGCGGCATCAAAAATGCGTCGTGCGCAAGCAAACATGCAGCATGGTCGGCCATACGCAGAAAATATTCTGCGCATGGTCTCTCACCTTGCAGGTGCCAACGTTGAAGGCTCGCATCCTTTTTTTACCGAACGTGAAGAAGTCAAAAAAGTAGGCTATATCATCGTCAGTACTGACCGCGGCTTGTGTGGCGGCTTGAATATTAACTTGTTCAAGGCTGTCCTTAAGCATATGCGTGGTCAAGAAGAAAAAGGCCGTAAGATCGAAGCCAGTGTATTTGGCCGTAAAGGCGCAGGCTTTTTGAGCCGCATCGGTGTGCCGGTTGTAAGCTCAGTTGAAGGTTATGGTGATAATCCGAAGCTGCACGACTTGCTCGGTGGTGTGACGGAGATGGTTAAGGCGTACCGTGAAGGCAAAATTGACCGCGTCTATTTGGTCGGTAATGTGTTCGTTAATACCATGACCCAGCAACCAAAGGTATTGCAGATGTTGCCAGCACAAGTAGGGCTTGACAACGATATCGTGCCTAACCATCAGTGGGAGTATCTGTACGAACCATCTGCTGAAGAGCTGCTTGATACGATCGCACATCGTTATCTCGAATCACTGGTTAAGCAGACTGTGGTTGAGAATATCGCCTGTGAGATGTCGGCGCGTATGATCGCGATGAAGAATGCTTCTGATAATGCCGGTGGCCTGATCGATGAATTGCAATTGAAATACAACAAAGCTCGTCAGTCAGCAATTACTCAAGAATTGACAGAAATTGTCGCCGGCGCTGCCGCTGTTTAA
- a CDS encoding F0F1 ATP synthase subunit delta — MAQPQTIARPYAKAVFDLAENDAEQQRWQQFLSAAAELANEPEVMQHMHTPGFSTLIEQWLNEWLEKSREQGVTEQEHNFLLLLETHGRFAVLPEIAETFVELCSASHNSCIAHVKSAQALDDKAQQALIGMLEQKLGKTVTLEVEEVPELMAGVVIEYDGQVINQSLQGRLQQFARKLDD; from the coding sequence ATGGCACAACCACAAACCATCGCCCGGCCTTATGCCAAAGCCGTCTTCGACTTGGCTGAGAATGACGCTGAACAGCAGCGTTGGCAGCAGTTTTTGTCGGCAGCAGCAGAATTGGCCAATGAACCTGAAGTCATGCAGCACATGCATACACCGGGATTCAGTACGCTAATAGAGCAGTGGCTCAATGAATGGCTGGAAAAATCCCGTGAACAAGGTGTAACCGAACAGGAGCATAACTTTTTGCTCCTGCTTGAAACCCACGGCCGCTTCGCTGTTTTACCCGAAATTGCGGAAACTTTCGTAGAGCTTTGCTCCGCCAGCCACAACAGCTGTATCGCACACGTAAAGAGTGCGCAGGCACTTGACGATAAAGCGCAACAAGCTTTGATCGGAATGCTTGAGCAGAAACTTGGCAAGACAGTTACGCTGGAAGTTGAAGAAGTACCGGAATTGATGGCCGGGGTTGTGATTGAATACGATGGGCAGGTGATTAACCAGTCCCTGCAAGGCCGCTTGCAGCAATTTGCCCGAAAACTCGACGATTAG
- a CDS encoding ParB/RepB/Spo0J family partition protein — MSVQKKRGLGRSLDALIGDIGQSVLEQPEFEALKQIDVSRIEPGRYQPRKRFDEEALHELAHSIAEHGVLQPLVVRPIGGERYEIIAGERRFRAGQQAGLSRVPCVVKNYDDRQALAVALIENLQRSDLNVLEVAEGLQQLVEDFTLTHDRVAQLVGRSRSSVTNTLRLLDLGSTAKKALGEGSIEMGHARAMLALSEGEQNALVNEIIRKHLTVRQTEQRVKQIMSGAEPEATTDLSAGKEDISALESQLTEFLGAKIAITHKKKGHGKLVLKYDNVDELERILSLWGFRQ, encoded by the coding sequence GTGTCAGTTCAGAAAAAACGAGGATTGGGTCGAAGTCTGGATGCATTGATTGGCGATATTGGCCAATCAGTACTGGAGCAGCCTGAATTCGAGGCACTCAAGCAAATAGATGTATCTCGTATTGAGCCTGGGCGCTATCAACCGCGCAAGCGCTTTGATGAAGAGGCCTTACATGAGCTCGCCCACTCGATCGCTGAGCATGGGGTATTACAGCCACTTGTAGTGCGTCCAATTGGTGGTGAGCGCTATGAGATTATCGCCGGTGAGCGCCGTTTTCGTGCCGGGCAACAGGCTGGGCTGAGTCGTGTGCCTTGCGTGGTAAAAAACTACGATGACCGTCAGGCACTTGCAGTAGCACTGATTGAAAACCTTCAGCGCAGCGACCTGAATGTGCTCGAAGTCGCAGAGGGCTTACAACAATTGGTAGAAGACTTTACCTTGACGCACGACAGGGTTGCGCAGTTGGTTGGTCGGTCTCGCTCTTCAGTTACTAATACACTACGTCTACTAGATCTAGGTAGTACTGCCAAAAAAGCACTTGGTGAAGGTTCTATAGAAATGGGGCATGCCCGGGCTATGCTTGCTTTGAGCGAGGGTGAGCAGAATGCCTTGGTCAATGAAATTATCCGCAAGCATTTAACTGTCCGTCAGACTGAGCAGCGCGTTAAGCAGATCATGTCTGGTGCCGAGCCTGAAGCAACGACAGACCTCAGTGCAGGTAAAGAAGATATCTCAGCACTTGAATCTCAATTGACGGAATTTTTAGGTGCAAAGATCGCTATCACACATAAGAAAAAAGGTCACGGGAAACTAGTTCTTAAGTACGATAATGTCGATGAGCTAGAGCGCATTCTCAGCTTATGGGGATTTCGTCAATAA
- a CDS encoding leucyl aminopeptidase: MTFKVKSAALQNIEADLLVCAINEQGELLASLGEEADAYIAKQSEQGNLPSNNGDYTVFYEVSAVKAARLMVIRVGGHKGLEKAAEKAAEYAVSREWQNVVVALTQDLAEQTIVARKLACSSYRFDQFKSDKKKAVKAVTWLFSVERKDIKDLERDLVLVDAWAAGTALTRDLGNMPPNVCNPRYLGKQAEKLGKEYDSLKVEVLKKKAIIDLGMGALMGVAQGAVAHPRFIIMEYKPKNVVNSKPVVLVGKGVTFDSGGISLKPGADMDLMKYDMGGAAAVFGAIKALCECELPVHVVALIPSVENMPDGGATRPGDILTSMSGKTIEVLNTDAEGRLILCDALTYAERYKPQAVIDMATLTGACVVALGSHRAGLLGNDDNLTQALFDAGERAHDPVWRLPIDQEYKDQLKSPFADLQNIGGREAGTITAAAFLSAFAEKYSWAHLDIAGVAWHSGKNKGGTGRPVGLLLEYFRKLAEK; this comes from the coding sequence ATGACTTTTAAAGTAAAATCTGCGGCTTTGCAAAATATTGAAGCCGATTTGCTGGTTTGTGCGATCAATGAACAAGGCGAGTTGCTTGCCAGCCTTGGTGAAGAAGCTGATGCTTATATTGCCAAACAGTCAGAGCAGGGCAACTTGCCGTCTAATAATGGCGATTACACGGTTTTTTATGAAGTATCTGCAGTTAAAGCTGCCCGCTTGATGGTGATTCGCGTCGGTGGTCACAAAGGTTTGGAAAAAGCGGCAGAAAAAGCAGCTGAATATGCGGTCTCTCGAGAGTGGCAAAATGTTGTTGTTGCTTTGACTCAAGATTTGGCCGAGCAAACCATCGTTGCACGTAAGCTAGCCTGTTCATCGTATCGCTTTGATCAATTCAAATCAGATAAGAAAAAAGCCGTAAAGGCAGTAACATGGCTGTTTAGCGTAGAACGAAAAGATATTAAAGATCTGGAACGCGATTTGGTTTTGGTTGATGCATGGGCCGCAGGTACGGCGCTGACTCGTGATCTTGGCAATATGCCACCGAATGTGTGTAACCCTCGCTATCTTGGCAAGCAGGCTGAAAAACTTGGCAAAGAATACGACTCACTGAAAGTTGAAGTGCTGAAAAAGAAAGCCATCATTGATTTGGGTATGGGTGCTTTGATGGGCGTTGCACAAGGGGCGGTTGCGCATCCGCGTTTCATCATTATGGAATACAAGCCGAAAAATGTCGTGAACAGCAAGCCAGTCGTACTGGTCGGTAAGGGTGTTACCTTCGATAGTGGCGGTATCTCACTCAAGCCGGGTGCTGATATGGACTTGATGAAATACGATATGGGCGGTGCTGCTGCTGTGTTTGGTGCAATCAAAGCACTGTGTGAATGTGAATTACCGGTGCATGTTGTTGCATTGATTCCTTCCGTGGAGAACATGCCTGATGGTGGCGCAACACGTCCGGGTGATATTCTCACCAGTATGTCTGGCAAGACCATTGAAGTACTTAATACCGATGCGGAAGGTCGCCTGATTTTGTGTGACGCACTGACTTATGCCGAGCGCTATAAGCCACAAGCAGTTATTGATATGGCAACTTTGACAGGTGCTTGTGTGGTTGCGCTTGGTTCGCACCGTGCAGGATTGTTGGGTAATGACGATAATCTTACTCAGGCGCTGTTCGATGCTGGTGAGCGTGCGCATGATCCTGTCTGGCGTTTGCCTATTGATCAGGAATACAAAGATCAACTCAAGAGCCCATTTGCAGATTTGCAAAATATTGGTGGGCGTGAAGCTGGCACAATTACTGCTGCTGCATTTTTGAGTGCCTTTGCCGAGAAGTATTCTTGGGCGCACCTTGATATTGCTGGTGTTGCTTGGCACTCAGGAAAGAATAAAGGTGGTACTGGGCGTCCTGTTGGTTTGCTGCTGGAATACTTCCGCAAACTGGCTGAGAAATGA